The genomic window GAATACTGCAAGACAGACAGTAGTGAGGACAGGAATACTGCAAGACAGACAGTAGTGAGGACAGGAATACTGCAAGACAGACAGTAGTGAGGACAGGAATACTGCAAGACAGACAGTAGTGAGGACAGGAATACTGCAAGACAGACAGTAGTGAGGACAGGAATACTGCAAGACAGACAGTAGTGAGGACAGGAATACTGCAAGACAGACAGTAGTGAGGACAGGAATACTGCAAGACAGACAGTAGTTTAAATATTACTCCAAAGGTCGAGATCGCAGCAATGTTCCGTTTAATTATCTTAATTCGCTTCTTAATGTCAATGTGAAACTGGAACTGGATGATAATCCTAATCTGGATGTAGATTAAAACAAGTCTTTGAAGAAGTGTGAcgtgcagggaggggggggggggggggggatcgtgATTTATTGGATCATAAATTAGCTGTTCTAACTTTTATTTGGCGACACGCTGACGGTGCAAAATGTCACATTATGGAAACTATTCTCTAGAGCTCATCTTTATAGCTAATTAGAGTTATAATTTGGTTTTATATTAAAGAAATACAAtcacagctgcccccccccaatccagtAACAGCTGATCATAAACACACAACTGTTTCACAAAAATGCGCTTCATTCatcttttgtttgattttgttgttttataaatCCATCTCATTATAAAGTTAATTATTAAGATTTCGCAGCCGTCATCGCTGGAGGCGTGCATTCCTTCCACGTGGGGGCAGTAGTCTTTAGATTTTTAGCGTTATTTGCAAATTACAATGTATACTTTAGATCTTCAAAGCTTAATAGAGGACCACGCAAATTACGCTTTTGCAGCAAATATCAATAAAACGTTCAAAAGACAAattgagttggggggggggggggcattaaaaaaagaatcgaGCATCTCCCCGTCAGACCGTccgtaccgggggggggggggggggggggcattaaaaaaagaatcgaGCATCTCCCGTCAGACCGTccgtaccggggggggggcagatgtcTTACCCAATGCAAACGCAAGAATCCATCCGCGCTTTGTCGACGTGGAAGATCCCATTTCATCCCATTTCAAGCGTTCACGGGTCGGAGCTGAGTCACGTGATGAGTCGGCGTGTGGACCGTCTTTCCCTTTCACTGCTTACGGTGCGATGAGCTCATCTCCCGCCCCCTCAGCACCGGATAGATCCCACCTCCCATAGGAGGAACCGCGCAGGGGCGCATCCAGGAGCCCCCGGGACCTGGGGTCGAGCCCGGACCACCCgagtcctcctgcagcttctctgtcATCATTTCAACGCGGTGTATGAAGATAgcaagaaccatctagaaccttctggtgctgatccagatcaccgtgtggacggtgtagacccagttcggaggggaacgagctgcttgggggaggtctgtgccctctggtgctgatccagatcaccgtgtggacggtgtagacccagttcggaggggaacgagctgcttggggaggtctgtgctctctggtgctgatccagatcaccgtgtggacggtgtagacccagttcggaggggaacgagctgcttgggggaggtctgtgctctctggtgctgatccagatcaccgtgtggacggtgtagacccagttcggaggggaacgagctgcttgggggaggtctgtgctctcggTGCTTTTGGCTGTTACTTCCAGTTCTTAGTGGAATACTACTACCTCACTTTCCTTTAATTCACTGCACTTCATTGtataaaaacatgtaaatgtagTTTATAACAAGTGTTACGAGCAAACGAGCAAACGAGCAGCACAATGACATCACACCAGGAGGTCCTGGGTTCCAATCCCCGTGTCTGGACGGACTCCCTCCCGATATACTGTACACTCTGttcatgcttttattgttgttgtaaATCCTCTAATAAGACGAACGAGGTACATTTACCTGTTTTAGCATGACCGGTAATACTACTACtaaggcaagggggggggggggggttaaacagaTCAACAGATCAATAGTCAGGTAGCAAACCTCCCAATGAAATGTCTTTTCACTCAGGCATCACCTCGGCACAAATATGGGAGGAGAGTCGATGTCTGGCTTTCATTGGTCTCTTTTTTATTAATGACTTATTGGTATCCCCTTTATCaattgccacacacacacctacacacacacacacacacacacacacactgtgttgaTCAATGGTTCAGTAATGATGGAGACAGATTTATTGGTCTACGCCAGCTGCCCTGTTGGCCCGTTTCCTTGGCGACGCTTTAGGGGAGGCCTTGTCTGTAAGAGAGGATGAAGGTCAGATATGAACATGAAGACTAAAATGGCCCCTCAGAGGCCGCTTTGCTGTTATATGACTATGAAGGGGTCAAAGGCCGCTTTGCTGTTATATGACTATGAAGGGGTCAAAGGCCGCTTTGCTGTTATATGACTATGAAGGGGTCAAAGGCCGCTTTGCTGTTATATGACTATGAAGGGGTCAAAGGCCGCTTTGCTGTTATATGACTATGAAGGGGTCAAAGGCCGCTTTGCTGTTATATGACTATGAAGGGGTCAAAGGCCGCTTTGCTGTTATATGACTATGAAGGGGTCAAAGGCCGCTTTGCTGTTATATGACTATGAAGCGGTCAAAGGCCGCTTTGCTGTTATATGACTATGAAGGGGTCAGAGGCCGCTTTGCTGTTATATGACTATGAAGGGGTCAAAGGCCGCTTTGCTGTTATATGACTATGAAGGGGTCAAAGGCCGCTTTGCTGTTATATGACTATGAAGGGGTCAAAGGCCGCTTTGCTGTTATATGACTATAAAGGGGTCAAAGGCCGCTTTGCTGTTATATGACTATGAAGGGGTCAAAGGCCGCTTTGCTGTTATATGACTATGAAGGGGTCAAAGGCCGCTTTGCTGTTATATGACtatgaaggggtcaaaggtcaaaggggaACGCACTCATGACATTGAGGGTCTCCTGAGGAATCCAGCTGATGTCCACgtcattcaccccccccctgtGCCCTTCTCTATTTTTACCGGGAGTCTCTTTTTCTGCAAAACACAAATTGAGAGGCAGCATGGTTTACTTATAAAACTTTACACAAGAAAAGATTCAATCTATTTGTATTGATTAAAGGGAAGGATGAAGATCTATTCAGCCAAACATACCGTCCTCGTCTCCAAGAGCTGGTACATCCCGAAGAGCATGAGGACCAGCAGCCCAGCCAGGAAGATGTACATGAACATtctgcgtgtggggggggggggggggggacaaaaggCTTTCTTTGACCAGAAACGGCTACAAACAAATTCTGACGTCACAAAGAATGTGTTTAAACCTGAAGCACATGAccataaacataaacagctGTTTGTGGGGGGTGCCGATCATCTGATGGATCAGTACCGTGACTTTCTGAAGCttccacactgtgtgtgtgtgtgtgggggggggggggggggggggtagttccAAGCTTGCAGATTCACGTGGTTTGAAAGCAGAAGAAATGTTTAGAATAAGGAACTGTTCAACAGAATTTACTTCATAAACCTCCTGCATCTGTTTTGGGGGGTAGGTGCGCCGTGATGGGGGGGCAACAGATGATTTGCATAgggcggaggcggagctacTCGTTTCATGGTTCTCAGCAATATTTAGGAGCCTGAAAAGCTTCCGgtccatttgactttgattGAGTGAGGCCTCACGTTTCTCCGTCCAGTCCCTCGTCCCGCTCGGTAACGGTCACCGTCTGGTTATAAACGGCAGCCTGGAACATGCTGCCCTGGAGCAGGGTCACAACATAGATATAGATATGAGAGGAGAGTCAAAGGTCAGCAGGAAGAGACAATCACGAGTAACCCCCTACCTCAGCATCGAGGTAGTTGAGGAGGATGACGAGGCCGAAGGGACGGCCTGCCATTGGCTGAGCTGGGATGAAGGAGTAGTCGAAGGAGGCCTGAGCCTCGGGCTGCACTCGAGTGTTCAGAGGCGACGCTGTGaactacacagacacacacagagggatgtgggcggggctgggctgggcggggcgggg from Brachionichthys hirsutus isolate HB-005 unplaced genomic scaffold, CSIRO-AGI_Bhir_v1 contig_1440, whole genome shotgun sequence includes these protein-coding regions:
- the LOC137915766 gene encoding LOW QUALITY PROTEIN: translocon-associated protein subunit alpha-like (The sequence of the model RefSeq protein was modified relative to this genomic sequence to represent the inferred CDS: deleted 2 bases in 1 codon); amino-acid sequence: MLRSGSKLLLLFLLTFRCGLVAIDPDSAEDADAAVDEEEEDDEDELLVEEDQIQPTEGDEDDKMLTSHPEADTTIIFLTGEEFPANEIVRLLVGFTNKGSEDFTVRSLEASFRYPQDFQFYIQNFTASPLNTRVQPEAQASFDYSFIPAQPMAGRPFGLVILLNYLDAEGSMFQAAVYNQTVTVTERDEGLDGETMFMYIFLAGLLVLMLFGMYQLLETRTKKRLPVKIEKGTGGVNDVDISWIPQETLNVMNKASPKASPRKRANRAAGVDQ